Proteins from a single region of Limosilactobacillus fermentum:
- a CDS encoding valine--tRNA ligase translates to MTEKEMATKFDPQAVEEGRYQWWIDQGFFKPSGDKKAHPYSIVIPPPNVTGKLHLGHAWDTTLQDIIIRQKRMQGYDVLWLPGMDHAGIATQAKVEARLAKQGVSRYDLGREKFVKQVWDWKDEYAAIIHQQWAKMGISVDYDRERFTLDEGLNKAVRKVFVDLYNKGLIYRATYIINWDPKARTALSDIEVEHKDDKGAFYHVKYPFTDGTTFNGKDYIEIATTRPETMFGDEAVAVNPSDERYKELVGKHVMVPLVNREIEIIADDYVTPDFGTGMVKITPAHDPNDFQVGKRHNLPELNTMNEDASMNENAGKYVGMDRFDARKAIVKDLQDQGYMLKIEPIVHSVGHSERTGVQVESRLSTQWFVKMKPLAERALANQKTDDRVNFIPERFEHTFNQWMENVHDWVISRQLWWGHQIPAWYHKETGEMYVGMEAPADAENWVQDKDVLDTWFSSALWPFSTMGWPNTDAEDFKRYFPTTTLVTGYDIIFFWVSRMIFQSLEFTGKAPFRNVLLHGLIRDEQGRKMSKSLGNGIDPMDVVEKYGVDALRWFLVTGSTPGQDIRFSYKKMDASWNFINKIWNASRYVIMNLGDMPAPQLPDQSKWDLADRWILSRLNTTVKDVTAKFEKFEFGEAGRDLYNFIWNDFCDWYIEMTKEKLNNGTDEEKDATKNILGYVLDQTLKLIHPIMPFVTEKLWQAMPHDGQSIMVADYPVEHVELANQKAEGEMEDLIELIKAVRNIRNQAGAPMSSPVKMMIKVDDQAHAAVFNENRDYLDRFCHPSDLTIATEVDVPKLAMSGILAGATVYIPMAELVDLDEERARMEKEITKLEKEVARSTKKLGNEKFVNSAPEQVVAKERAKAEEWQQKLASAKERLASLQEG, encoded by the coding sequence ATGACCGAAAAAGAAATGGCAACCAAATTCGACCCCCAAGCGGTCGAAGAAGGGCGCTACCAATGGTGGATCGACCAAGGTTTTTTCAAGCCGTCTGGGGATAAAAAGGCGCACCCTTACTCCATCGTGATCCCGCCGCCAAACGTGACCGGGAAGCTGCACCTGGGCCACGCTTGGGACACGACCTTACAAGATATTATCATTCGCCAAAAGCGGATGCAGGGCTACGACGTCTTGTGGCTGCCGGGGATGGACCACGCCGGGATTGCCACCCAGGCCAAGGTGGAAGCCCGGTTGGCCAAGCAAGGGGTTTCCCGCTACGACCTGGGTCGCGAAAAGTTTGTTAAGCAGGTTTGGGACTGGAAGGACGAATACGCCGCCATCATTCACCAGCAATGGGCCAAGATGGGGATCTCCGTTGATTACGACCGGGAACGCTTTACCTTAGACGAAGGGTTAAACAAGGCCGTGCGCAAGGTCTTCGTTGACCTTTACAACAAGGGTTTGATTTACCGGGCCACTTACATCATCAACTGGGACCCGAAGGCGCGGACCGCCTTATCCGACATCGAAGTCGAACACAAGGACGATAAGGGCGCCTTTTACCACGTCAAGTACCCGTTCACCGACGGGACGACCTTCAACGGCAAGGACTACATTGAAATCGCCACCACCCGGCCAGAAACGATGTTTGGTGACGAAGCCGTCGCCGTGAATCCAAGCGACGAACGCTACAAGGAACTGGTCGGCAAGCATGTAATGGTGCCGCTGGTTAACCGCGAAATCGAAATCATTGCCGACGATTACGTGACGCCGGACTTTGGGACTGGGATGGTGAAGATTACGCCGGCCCACGACCCGAACGACTTCCAAGTTGGTAAGCGCCACAACCTGCCGGAATTAAACACGATGAACGAGGATGCCTCGATGAACGAAAACGCCGGCAAGTACGTCGGCATGGACCGGTTTGACGCCCGGAAAGCGATCGTCAAGGACCTCCAAGACCAGGGTTACATGCTCAAGATCGAACCAATCGTGCACTCCGTTGGTCACTCCGAACGGACCGGGGTGCAAGTCGAATCCCGCCTGTCGACCCAGTGGTTCGTGAAGATGAAGCCGCTGGCAGAACGGGCCTTGGCTAACCAAAAGACCGATGACCGAGTCAACTTCATTCCGGAACGGTTTGAACACACCTTCAACCAGTGGATGGAAAACGTTCACGACTGGGTGATCTCCCGTCAACTCTGGTGGGGGCACCAAATCCCGGCCTGGTACCACAAGGAAACCGGCGAGATGTACGTCGGAATGGAAGCCCCAGCCGATGCGGAAAACTGGGTTCAAGACAAGGACGTCTTAGATACCTGGTTCTCCAGCGCCCTGTGGCCATTTTCGACGATGGGCTGGCCAAACACCGATGCCGAAGACTTCAAGCGCTACTTCCCAACCACCACGCTGGTAACGGGCTACGACATCATTTTCTTCTGGGTCTCCCGGATGATTTTCCAATCCCTGGAGTTCACCGGCAAGGCGCCGTTTAGAAACGTCCTCTTGCATGGTTTGATCCGTGACGAACAAGGGCGTAAGATGTCTAAGTCCCTGGGTAACGGGATCGACCCGATGGACGTGGTAGAAAAGTACGGGGTTGACGCCCTGCGCTGGTTCTTGGTAACTGGTTCAACGCCTGGCCAAGACATCCGCTTCTCTTACAAGAAGATGGACGCCTCTTGGAACTTCATCAACAAGATCTGGAACGCCAGCCGGTACGTGATCATGAACCTCGGTGACATGCCGGCGCCACAACTGCCGGACCAAAGCAAGTGGGACCTGGCCGACCGCTGGATCCTGAGCCGCTTGAACACGACCGTCAAGGACGTTACCGCCAAGTTCGAGAAGTTTGAATTCGGGGAAGCTGGCCGTGACCTATACAACTTCATTTGGAACGACTTCTGTGACTGGTACATCGAAATGACCAAGGAGAAGTTGAACAACGGGACTGACGAAGAAAAGGACGCCACCAAGAACATCTTGGGTTACGTCTTAGACCAGACCCTGAAGCTGATCCACCCAATCATGCCGTTCGTAACTGAAAAGCTGTGGCAGGCAATGCCGCACGATGGTCAATCGATCATGGTAGCGGACTACCCGGTTGAACACGTCGAACTGGCCAACCAAAAGGCCGAAGGGGAAATGGAAGACCTGATCGAACTGATCAAGGCCGTTCGTAACATCCGGAACCAAGCGGGCGCCCCAATGTCGTCACCGGTTAAAATGATGATTAAGGTGGATGATCAGGCCCACGCCGCCGTCTTCAACGAAAACCGGGATTACCTTGACCGCTTCTGCCACCCGTCAGACCTAACGATTGCCACCGAAGTCGACGTGCCGAAGCTGGCGATGAGTGGGATCTTGGCCGGCGCCACGGTTTACATCCCGATGGCCGAACTGGTGGACCTGGACGAAGAACGGGCCCGGATGGAAAAGGAAATTACCAAGCTAGAAAAAGAGGTTGCTCGTTCAACCAAGAAGCTGGGGAACGAAAAGTTCGTCAACAGCGCCCCTGAACAGGTGGTGGCCAAGGAACGGGCCAAGGCCGAAGAGTGGCAACAAAAGTTAGCGAGCGCCAAGGAACGCTTGGCGAGCCTGCAAGAAGGATAA